A genomic region of Pyrus communis chromosome 14, drPyrComm1.1, whole genome shotgun sequence contains the following coding sequences:
- the LOC137715448 gene encoding uncharacterized protein — translation MVVKVASTCLQWSQSIVPRSTPSSQALASSIASPSSKRRNRGGGGGDGGGQLCLYVHSLNRSALFGAPSTKLSRSRSCGYQKPRFRSIRRACSASLDAFSDEEFSKKIQELALRFQLSDNFDGEDDSNVGGNASDSEPEAANSVDNHGISESATRMRFEQNQSRFQLPLDLEPPWLTDWQRRDDIVAEVSIERKANSVDLPLSLRIIKRKMQWQEGFREAGESACCSVKKAFSYMVFIIRELHSYTLQMREILFFEDLQGILSRVQKEMQASFVWLFQQVFSQTPTLMVYVMILLANFTVYSLGHNAAIAAAPPLGLYASAAETISVEEVHTENDKLDNPQFDSSPSKSFSVSGNSKTTSVGGNNGGGGKVRPVGSGTDGDGRFDRSDQYRTIVPDGASQLSSFGTTREAESVSGQESREEKLALWNSVVEEAHQMRGVQESLDHETMQRFVSPVTANIEADDYAEYFRTELLYRTELSMEPSNALLLANYAQFLYLVAHDYDRAEEYFKKAVRVQPPDAEVYNKYATFLWRARNDLWAAEETFLEAISADPSNSFYAANYAHFLWNTGGEETCFPLNSAETNDIEDA, via the exons ATGGTAGTGAAAGTTGCTTCGACCTGCTTGCAATGGTCGCAGTCGATCGTTCCTCGTTCGACGCCGTCATCTCAAGCGCTAGCCTCCTCAATCGCTTCTCCTTCCTCAAAACGACGTAACAGAGGCGGCGGAGGCGGCGACGGTGGAGGTCAGTTATGTCTCTACGTCCACAGCTTGAACCGGTCGGCGTTGTTCGGTGCGCCGTCGACGAAGCTGAGCCGGTCCCGGTCCTGCGGCTACCAGAAGCCGAGATTCCGGTCCATTAGACGAGCTTGCAGTGCCAGTCTGGACGCCTTCTCAGACGAAGAGTTCTCGAAGAAGATTCAAGAGCTCGCTCTCAGATTCCAGCTCTCCGACAATTTTGACGGCGAAGATGACTCTAACGTTGGCGGAAACGCCTCGGATTCGGAACCGGAAGCGGCGAATTCTGTTGACAATCACGGCATCAGTGAGTCTGCAACGAGAATGAGATTTGAACAGAACCAGAGCCGGTTCCAGTTGCCGCTCGATCTAGAGCCACCGTGGCTGACCGATTGGCAGCGGAGGGACGATATTGTCGCGGAGGTTAGCATCGAGCGGAAGGCAAACAGCGTCGACCTTCCGCTCTCGCTCCGAATCATCAAGCGGAAGATGCAGTGGCAGGAGGGTTTCCGAGAAGCAGGGGAATCTGCGTGCTGCTCTGTAAAAAAGGCCTTCTCTTACATGGTGTTCATAATCCGAGAGCTCCATAGCTACACGTTGCAGATGAGAGAGATTCTCTTCTTCGAAGATTTGCAGGGGATTTTAAGCAGGGTGCAGAAGGAGATGCAAGCTTCGTTCGTCTGGCTATTTCAACAGGTCTTCTCTCAGACGCCGACTCTAATGGTGTATGTAATGATCCTCTTGGCGAATTTTACTGTCTACTCATTAGGCCACAACGCCGCCATTGCGGCTGCTCCGCCGCTCGGGTTGTACGCCAGTGCAGCAGAGACTATTTCAGTGGAAGAAGTTCACACTGAGAACGATAAATTGGATAACCCCCAATTTGATTCTTCCCCAAGTAAGTCGTTTTCAGTGAGCGGCAACAGCAAGACGACATCCGTAGGCGGAAACAATGGCGGTGGAGGGAAGGTCCGACCGGTAGGTAGCGGCACAGACGGTGACGGCCGGTTTGACCGGTCAGACCAGTACCGGACAATAGTCCCCGACGGGGCTTCCCAATTGTCCTCATTCGGGACAACCAGAGAAGCAGAGTCGGTTTCGGGGCAAGAGAGCAGGGAGGAGAAGCTGGCTCTGTGGAATTCAGTAGTGGAAGAAGCTCATCAAATGCGGGGCGTACAAGAATCTCTGGATCACGAAACGATGCAGAGATTTGTTTCGCCGGTGACGGCGAATATCGAGGCGGATGATTACGCCGAGTACTTCAGAACTGAGCTTCTTTACCGAACGGAACTGTCCATGGAGCCTAGCAACGCTCTGCTTCTTGCTAATTACGCGCAGTTCCTCTACCTAGTTGCTCATGATTATGACAG AGCTGAAGAGTACTTTAAAAAAGCAGTACGGGTGCAACCGCCGGACGCGGAGGTGTACAACAAATACGCGACGTTTCTGTGGAGGGCTCGGAACGACTTGTGGGCGGCAGAGGAGACGTTCTTGGAAGCCATCTCGGCTGACCCAAGCAACTCCTTCTACGCCGCTAACTATGCTCATTTTTTGTGGAATACCGGTGGTGAGGAAACTTGCTTCCCTCTCAACTCCGCAGAGACTAATGACATCGAAGATGCAtag